From Carya illinoinensis cultivar Pawnee chromosome 5, C.illinoinensisPawnee_v1, whole genome shotgun sequence, one genomic window encodes:
- the LOC122311161 gene encoding auxin-induced protein 15A-like isoform X1, translating to MPLKLKSIQHSITKATSIIHSTTLPKMGIRLMGLAQAKQKLRRSLSARIRMISATGVDVPKGHFAVYVGELSSKKRFVIPISYLNHPLFQDLLNLAEEEFGYDHPMGGLTIPCSEEYFICLTSSLNCS from the coding sequence ATGCCACttaaactcaaaagtattcagCATTCAATTACTAAAGCTACTTCTATCATCCATTCAACCACTCTTCCGAAGATGGGCATCCGATTAATGGGGTTAGCGCAAGCAAAGCAAAAGCTCCGGCGTAGTCTTTCGGCAAGAATCAGAATGATTTCAGCCACTGGTGTTGATGTTCCAAAAGGCCACTTTGCAGTTTATGTTGGAGAATTAAGTAGCAAGAAGAGGTTTGTGATTCCAATATCATACTTGAACCATCCTCTGTTCCAAGACTTGCTAAACCTTGCTGAGGAGGAATTTGGATATGATCATCCTATGGGCGGCCTCACAATTCCTTGCAGTGAAGAATACTTCATTTGTTTAACTTCATCTCTAAATTGTTCATAG
- the LOC122311161 gene encoding auxin-induced protein 15A-like isoform X2, with protein sequence MGIRLMGLAQAKQKLRRSLSARIRMISATGVDVPKGHFAVYVGELSSKKRFVIPISYLNHPLFQDLLNLAEEEFGYDHPMGGLTIPCSEEYFICLTSSLNCS encoded by the coding sequence ATGGGCATCCGATTAATGGGGTTAGCGCAAGCAAAGCAAAAGCTCCGGCGTAGTCTTTCGGCAAGAATCAGAATGATTTCAGCCACTGGTGTTGATGTTCCAAAAGGCCACTTTGCAGTTTATGTTGGAGAATTAAGTAGCAAGAAGAGGTTTGTGATTCCAATATCATACTTGAACCATCCTCTGTTCCAAGACTTGCTAAACCTTGCTGAGGAGGAATTTGGATATGATCATCCTATGGGCGGCCTCACAATTCCTTGCAGTGAAGAATACTTCATTTGTTTAACTTCATCTCTAAATTGTTCATAG
- the LOC122309241 gene encoding auxin-induced protein 15A-like, with product MGIRLAEILVLRAKQIIQLRSQSKQRQFSSDNYTVDVPKGHFAIYVGEEEEKKKRFVVPIFYLKHPLFQDLLSKAAEEFGFDHQMGGLTIPCAVEDFINLTSSLNS from the coding sequence ATGGGTATTCGCCTGGCGGAGATACTGGTTCTTCGTGCTAAGCAAATTATTCAATTGCGGTCTCAGTCTAAGCAGCGTCAATTTTCATCGGACAATTATACTGTTGATGTTCCAAAAGGCCATTTTGCAATTTATGTTGGAgaggaagaggagaagaagaagcgCTTCGTAGTTCCAATATTCTACTTGAAGCATCCTCTATTCCAAGACCTGCTTAGTAAAGCTGCGGAAGAGTTTGGGTTTGATCATCAAATGGGAGGCCTCACTATTCCATGTGCTGTGGAGGACTTCATCAATCTCACTTCTAGTTTAAATAGCTAG